A genomic window from Cupriavidus metallidurans CH34 includes:
- the dsbD gene encoding protein-disulfide reductase DsbD, with protein MWKAGATRGNLVRHIAALWLTVFACLFFWNVAHAATEDDFLPPEQAFRFAARQVDQKTVEVRFDVADGYYLYRERFSFAAQPADVKLGKPEMPAGKVHFDETFGKDMETYRGAVVIKVPVEQAPADGRWSLVVTSQGCADKGLCYPPMESVYKVGGSALGNLFGDRGAAAQSTPEAQAPAAVQPAPDRAAPTRPSKVVDDTDRIANALASRNLALIGALFFGLGILLTFTPCVLPMVPILSSIVVGEHVTRGRAFLVSLSYVLGMAVVYTTVGVAAGLAGEGLAAALQTPWVLGAFAALMVALAMSMFGMYELQMPQRWQARLTESSNRRQSGQFVGAALMGAISALIVGPCVTAPLAGALAYIAQTGDAITGGAALMAMALGMGVPLMLVGMGAGNLLPRAGKWMEATKRFFGFLLLGVAIWMVTPVLPAWVVMLAWAALLLVAAVYLGAFDALGPDPRGVMRLGKGLGLLAALVGAIQIVGVASGGRNPLQPLSHLSLSAATLPPHAAEIRFERVRNIAELDARIAQASAAGRPVLLDFYADWCVSCKEMEKLTFPDAKVRAQLADVVLLQADVTANNADDRALLKRFGLFGPPGIILFGKDGQERPVRVIGYQSASRFLESLERALGPRSQT; from the coding sequence ATGTGGAAAGCCGGTGCAACGCGCGGGAATCTGGTGCGACATATCGCCGCACTTTGGCTGACTGTATTCGCCTGCCTCTTCTTCTGGAACGTTGCACATGCGGCGACCGAAGACGATTTCCTGCCGCCGGAGCAGGCCTTTCGATTTGCCGCCAGACAGGTCGACCAGAAGACCGTCGAGGTTCGCTTCGACGTGGCAGATGGCTACTACCTGTACCGTGAGCGCTTTTCCTTCGCTGCTCAGCCGGCTGACGTAAAACTCGGCAAGCCGGAGATGCCTGCCGGAAAGGTCCATTTCGATGAGACCTTCGGCAAGGACATGGAGACGTATCGTGGCGCCGTTGTGATCAAGGTGCCGGTTGAGCAGGCGCCCGCAGATGGCCGCTGGTCGCTCGTGGTGACGTCGCAGGGTTGTGCGGACAAGGGGCTTTGCTATCCGCCGATGGAAAGCGTCTACAAGGTCGGTGGCTCCGCACTTGGCAACTTGTTCGGCGATCGTGGTGCGGCGGCTCAGTCGACGCCGGAGGCGCAGGCTCCTGCCGCAGTGCAACCTGCACCGGATCGCGCGGCGCCGACGCGTCCAAGCAAGGTGGTCGACGACACCGATAGGATCGCCAATGCACTCGCCAGCCGCAATCTCGCGCTGATCGGGGCCCTGTTCTTCGGCCTCGGCATTCTTCTGACATTCACGCCGTGCGTGCTGCCGATGGTGCCGATTCTTTCGTCGATCGTCGTCGGCGAGCATGTCACGCGCGGGCGTGCGTTCCTGGTGTCGCTCTCCTACGTGCTTGGCATGGCCGTGGTCTACACCACGGTGGGCGTAGCGGCCGGTCTGGCTGGCGAAGGCCTGGCCGCGGCGCTCCAGACGCCCTGGGTGCTTGGCGCTTTCGCAGCCTTGATGGTCGCGCTCGCGATGTCCATGTTCGGCATGTACGAACTGCAGATGCCGCAGCGCTGGCAAGCCCGACTGACCGAATCCTCGAATCGCCGACAGAGCGGGCAGTTTGTCGGTGCGGCCCTGATGGGGGCGATTTCTGCGCTGATCGTGGGGCCCTGTGTCACGGCACCGCTCGCGGGCGCGCTGGCGTATATCGCGCAAACCGGCGATGCCATCACCGGCGGAGCGGCCCTGATGGCTATGGCTCTCGGCATGGGCGTGCCGCTGATGCTGGTTGGGATGGGCGCCGGCAATCTGCTGCCACGAGCGGGCAAGTGGATGGAGGCTACCAAGCGCTTCTTCGGCTTCCTGCTTCTGGGCGTGGCGATCTGGATGGTGACGCCCGTACTGCCAGCGTGGGTCGTGATGCTGGCATGGGCAGCGCTGCTGCTTGTGGCGGCCGTCTATCTCGGCGCGTTCGATGCGCTGGGCCCGGACCCACGGGGCGTGATGCGACTGGGCAAGGGGCTTGGCCTGCTGGCGGCATTGGTGGGCGCGATTCAGATCGTTGGTGTGGCGTCGGGCGGACGAAATCCCTTGCAGCCGCTTTCCCATCTGAGTCTGTCGGCGGCCACGCTGCCACCGCATGCCGCCGAGATTCGCTTCGAGCGCGTGCGGAACATCGCCGAACTCGATGCGCGGATCGCACAGGCCTCCGCTGCCGGGCGTCCGGTGCTGCTGGATTTCTATGCCGACTGGTGCGTCAGTTGCAAGGAGATGGAGAAGCTGACGTTCCCGGACGCGAAAGTCAGGGCGCAACTCGCGGACGTCGTCCTGTTGCAGGCTGACGTGACGGCCAACAATGCCGACGATCGCGCGTTACTGAAGCGTTTCGGTCTGTTCGGCCCGCCGGGCATCATCCTTTTCGGCAAGGATGGACAGGAGCGCCCGGTGCGGGTGATCGGCTATCAATCGGCATCGCGCTTCCTCGAAAGCCTTGAGCGCGCGCTGGGGCCGCGGTCGCAGACCTGA
- the yihA gene encoding ribosome biogenesis GTP-binding protein YihA/YsxC: MSLLHQARFFTTVNHLRDLPATAVPEVAFAGRSNAGKSTAINILCNQKRLAFSSRTPGRTQHINFFTVAPVKAPDPVGFLVDLPGYGYAEVSGSAKFHWQGLLSDYVQARTQLSGLILMMDARRPFTDLDCQMVEWFLPTGKPIHVLLTKADKLTTSDNAKALRETRKVLADYAAQMENPPALTAQLFSSLKRRGIEEAQRVVAGWLALPEAQPAVAKSDTPDTPQG; this comes from the coding sequence ATGTCCCTCCTACATCAGGCCCGCTTCTTTACGACCGTCAACCACCTCCGCGACCTGCCTGCCACGGCCGTCCCAGAGGTGGCGTTCGCCGGCCGCTCCAACGCCGGCAAGTCCACGGCCATCAACATCCTGTGCAACCAGAAGCGGCTGGCGTTCTCGTCACGCACGCCCGGGCGCACGCAGCATATCAACTTCTTCACCGTGGCGCCGGTCAAGGCGCCCGATCCTGTCGGCTTCCTGGTCGACCTGCCCGGCTACGGCTATGCGGAAGTGTCTGGCAGCGCCAAGTTTCACTGGCAAGGCCTGCTTTCCGACTACGTGCAGGCCCGGACTCAGTTGTCCGGCCTGATCCTGATGATGGATGCGCGCCGCCCGTTCACGGACCTCGATTGCCAGATGGTCGAGTGGTTTCTGCCGACCGGCAAGCCGATCCACGTGTTGTTGACCAAGGCGGACAAGCTGACCACCAGCGATAATGCCAAGGCGCTGCGCGAAACGCGCAAGGTGCTCGCCGATTACGCGGCGCAGATGGAAAACCCGCCGGCGCTCACCGCCCAGTTGTTCTCCAGCCTGAAGCGTCGCGGCATCGAAGAAGCGCAGCGGGTAGTGGCGGGTTGGCTGGCGTTGCCTGAAGCGCAGCCTGCCGTTGCGAAGTCGGATACGCCCGACACGCCGCAGGGCTGA
- the rpsK gene encoding 30S ribosomal protein S11: protein MAKGPNNAAQRARKKVKKNVADGIAHVHASFNNTIITITDRQGNALSWATAGGQGFKGSRKSTPFAAQVAAENAGRVAQDQGIKNLEVRIKGPGPGRESAVRALNALGIKIAVIEDVTPVPHNGCRPPKRRRI, encoded by the coding sequence ATGGCAAAAGGTCCGAATAACGCCGCCCAGCGCGCGCGTAAGAAGGTCAAGAAGAACGTTGCCGACGGCATTGCGCACGTCCACGCTTCGTTCAACAACACCATCATCACCATCACCGACCGCCAGGGCAACGCCCTGTCGTGGGCGACCGCAGGTGGCCAGGGCTTCAAGGGTTCGCGTAAGTCGACCCCGTTCGCTGCCCAGGTTGCCGCCGAGAACGCCGGCCGTGTTGCGCAAGACCAGGGTATCAAGAATCTGGAAGTGCGCATCAAGGGCCCCGGTCCCGGCCGTGAGTCGGCTGTCCGTGCGCTGAACGCGCTGGGCATCAAGATCGCGGTGATCGAAGATGTGACGCCGGTGCCGCACAACGGCTGCCGCCCGCCGAAGCGCCGCCGTATCTAA
- the infA gene encoding translation initiation factor IF-1 gives MAKDDVIQMQGEVLENLPNATFRVKLENGHIVLGHISGKMRMNYIRILPGDKVTVELTPYDLSRARIVFRTK, from the coding sequence ATGGCAAAAGACGACGTCATCCAGATGCAAGGGGAGGTCCTGGAAAATCTCCCCAACGCGACGTTCCGCGTCAAGCTTGAAAACGGCCACATAGTACTGGGCCATATCTCCGGCAAGATGCGAATGAACTACATCCGGATTCTTCCGGGTGACAAGGTGACTGTCGAGCTGACCCCATATGATCTGTCACGCGCACGCATCGTCTTCCGGACGAAGTGA
- the rpsM gene encoding 30S ribosomal protein S13: protein MARIAGVNIPNHKHTEIGLTAIYGIGRSRARKICEATGVPFDKKVKDLTDADLEKLRDEVGKVTVEGDLRRETTMNIKRLMDLGCYRGMRHRKGLPMRGQRTRTNARTRKGPRKAGVALKK from the coding sequence ATGGCACGTATCGCAGGGGTTAACATCCCGAACCACAAGCATACCGAAATCGGCCTGACGGCCATTTACGGTATCGGCCGCTCGCGCGCCCGCAAGATTTGCGAGGCCACCGGTGTACCGTTTGACAAGAAGGTCAAGGACCTGACCGACGCCGACCTGGAAAAGCTTCGTGATGAAGTGGGCAAGGTCACGGTCGAGGGTGACCTGCGTCGTGAAACCACGATGAACATCAAGCGTCTGATGGACCTTGGTTGCTATCGTGGCATGCGTCACCGCAAGGGTCTGCCGATGCGCGGTCAGCGTACCCGCACCAACGCTCGTACCCGTAAGGGTCCGCGTAAGGCCGGCGTGGCACTGAAGAAGTAA
- a CDS encoding magnesium transporter CorA family protein, which produces MQLLGFSANQVHPLDTLDAARDFLSGNAAARFVWADFGTEEVTPAPSVWRDSLMALTGAPILDLHLADATNPAHPSFFDTTHAYDMVIFRKLTFETSRQFAEAEARQSVAQRKASRKYAPGFLPALARIDTQPVAFFVFDNVLVTVRPSPSRTIEQVRQRLLESCGAPRPASARAGGTAALVHGVRPPTRPEDLMLRLLNAMVDRYLDLRAPLTRQLDRWQRALLSSRHSFSSWEGLLDARIQLRRLEHLSEEQRDALQEFRDSLLDNRYSAEDAEGMQEASRDEVLLVRINDLMEHILRVLAHARRLEDSIESAVQIHFSAVAHRTNRTMRALTVITAVFMPLTLITGIFGMNFARMPWLQEPEGFWWSIGLMGAVVAVIGGVWGLGRWLDR; this is translated from the coding sequence ATGCAGCTGCTAGGCTTCTCGGCCAACCAGGTACATCCGCTGGACACACTCGACGCGGCACGCGACTTCCTCTCCGGAAATGCGGCCGCGCGGTTTGTCTGGGCGGACTTTGGCACCGAGGAAGTCACGCCAGCGCCCAGCGTCTGGCGAGACAGCCTGATGGCGCTGACGGGTGCTCCCATCCTCGACCTGCATCTGGCCGACGCCACCAATCCTGCGCATCCGTCGTTCTTCGATACGACCCACGCGTACGACATGGTGATCTTCCGCAAGCTCACCTTCGAAACCAGCCGGCAGTTCGCCGAGGCCGAAGCCAGACAGTCTGTTGCGCAGCGCAAGGCATCACGCAAGTACGCGCCGGGCTTCCTGCCAGCGCTCGCCCGCATTGATACACAGCCAGTTGCATTCTTCGTCTTCGACAACGTACTGGTAACCGTGCGGCCCTCGCCGTCACGCACTATCGAACAGGTACGCCAAAGGCTACTCGAGAGCTGTGGCGCGCCTCGCCCCGCGTCCGCGCGCGCCGGCGGCACGGCGGCGCTGGTGCATGGCGTCAGGCCGCCAACCCGGCCCGAAGACCTCATGCTGCGACTGCTGAACGCGATGGTCGACCGCTACTTGGATCTGCGTGCCCCGCTGACCCGGCAGCTCGATCGCTGGCAGCGGGCGCTGCTGAGCAGTCGCCATAGTTTCTCAAGCTGGGAAGGTCTGCTGGATGCGCGCATCCAGCTCAGGCGGCTGGAGCATCTCAGTGAAGAGCAGCGGGATGCGCTGCAGGAGTTTCGCGACAGTCTGCTCGACAACCGCTATAGCGCCGAAGATGCCGAAGGTATGCAAGAAGCGAGCCGCGACGAAGTCCTGCTCGTACGCATCAACGACCTGATGGAGCACATCCTGCGCGTGCTGGCGCACGCCCGGCGACTCGAGGATTCGATCGAATCCGCGGTGCAGATCCACTTTTCCGCAGTGGCCCACCGAACCAACCGGACCATGCGCGCGCTGACCGTCATCACGGCGGTCTTCATGCCGCTGACGCTCATCACGGGCATCTTCGGCATGAACTTCGCGCGAATGCCGTGGCTGCAAGAGCCTGAAGGCTTCTGGTGGTCGATCGGGTTGATGGGAGCCGTGGTCGCCGTGATCGGTGGCGTCTGGGGCCTGGGCCGCTGGCTGGATCGCTAG
- the cutA gene encoding divalent-cation tolerance protein CutA, with translation MTASNASPSAQSADPTESVLIVMTNLPDEASAIRLSAAILEARVAACVNRMAPCQSEYWWQGRLEQAQEWPLLIKTTQRQYAALEKLIRAMHPYDVPELVAWPLAAGLPAYLGWVRSEATGADDKV, from the coding sequence ATGACCGCTTCGAACGCTTCCCCTTCCGCTCAGTCGGCGGACCCGACGGAGTCGGTACTGATTGTGATGACGAACCTGCCCGACGAGGCGTCGGCGATCCGCCTGAGCGCGGCCATTCTCGAGGCGCGCGTAGCGGCGTGTGTGAACCGGATGGCACCATGCCAGTCGGAGTACTGGTGGCAGGGCAGGCTGGAGCAAGCGCAGGAATGGCCGCTGCTGATCAAGACGACGCAGCGTCAGTACGCGGCCTTGGAAAAACTGATCCGCGCTATGCATCCCTACGACGTGCCGGAGCTTGTCGCATGGCCGCTGGCGGCCGGTTTGCCGGCCTATCTGGGCTGGGTCCGGAGCGAAGCGACGGGTGCTGACGACAAGGTCTGA
- the rpsD gene encoding 30S ribosomal protein S4: MARYIGPKAKLSRREGTDLFLKSARRSLADKCKLDSKPGQHGRTSGARTSDYGNQLREKQKVKRIYGVLERQFRRYFAEADRRKGNTGENLLQLLESRLDNVVYRMGFGSTRAEARQLVSHKAILVNGETLNVPSAQIKSGDIVSVREQSKKQVRIAEALSLAEQSGFPTWVAVDAKKFEGTYKQAPDRADISGDINESLIVELYSR, translated from the coding sequence GTGGCACGTTATATCGGCCCGAAGGCCAAACTCTCCCGCCGCGAAGGCACAGATCTGTTCCTGAAGAGCGCACGCCGCTCGCTGGCCGACAAGTGCAAGCTGGACAGCAAGCCGGGCCAACACGGCCGCACCTCGGGCGCTCGTACGTCCGACTACGGCAACCAGCTCCGCGAAAAGCAGAAGGTCAAGCGTATTTACGGCGTGCTCGAGCGTCAGTTCCGCCGTTACTTCGCCGAAGCCGATCGCCGCAAGGGCAACACTGGTGAAAACCTGCTGCAACTGCTGGAATCGCGTCTGGACAACGTGGTGTACCGCATGGGCTTCGGCTCGACCCGCGCTGAAGCGCGTCAGCTGGTGTCGCACAAGGCGATCCTGGTGAACGGTGAGACGCTGAATGTCCCGTCGGCCCAGATCAAGTCGGGCGATATCGTGTCGGTGCGCGAGCAGTCGAAGAAGCAAGTGCGTATCGCCGAAGCACTGTCGCTGGCCGAGCAGTCGGGCTTCCCGACCTGGGTTGCTGTGGACGCCAAGAAGTTCGAAGGCACGTACAAGCAAGCCCCGGATCGCGCCGACATCTCGGGCGACATCAACGAAAGCCTGATCGTCGAATTGTATTCGCGTTAA
- the secY gene encoding preprotein translocase subunit SecY encodes MATAKPNASAQARNTAKYGDLKRRLMFLVLALIVYRIGAHIPVPGIDPDQLAKLFQSQSGGILGMFNLFSGGALSRFTVFALGIMPYISASIIMQLLTIVLPQLESLKKEGQAGQRKITQYTRYGTVVLATFQALSIAVALESQPGLVLEPGLMFRATAVITLVTGTMFLMWLGEQITERGLGNGISIIIFGGIAAGLPNAIGGLFELVRTGSMSIIAAIFIVAIIAGVTFAVVFIERGQRKILVNYAKRQVGNKVYGGQSSHLPLKLNMAGVIPPIFASSIILFPATIAGWFTSDSTSAVGRFIKDLAATLSPGQPVYILLYATAIVFFCFFYTALVYNSREVADNLKKSGAFIPGIRPGEQTTRYIDKILVRLTLAGAIYITLVCLLPEFLVLRWNVPFYFGGTSLLIIVVVTMDFMAQVQSYVMSQQYESLLKKANFKGNLTLR; translated from the coding sequence TTGGCCACGGCGAAACCCAATGCAAGCGCGCAGGCCAGGAACACGGCGAAGTACGGCGACCTCAAGCGCCGGTTGATGTTCCTGGTGCTGGCTTTGATCGTCTACCGCATCGGTGCGCATATTCCGGTGCCGGGGATTGATCCGGACCAGCTTGCGAAGCTTTTCCAGTCTCAGTCAGGTGGCATCCTCGGGATGTTTAACCTGTTCTCGGGCGGTGCGCTGTCGCGCTTTACCGTCTTCGCGCTCGGCATCATGCCGTACATCTCGGCGTCGATCATCATGCAGTTGTTGACGATCGTGCTGCCGCAGTTGGAGTCGTTGAAGAAGGAAGGGCAGGCAGGGCAACGCAAGATTACGCAGTACACGCGTTACGGCACTGTGGTTCTGGCCACGTTCCAGGCGCTGTCGATTGCGGTTGCGCTGGAATCGCAGCCTGGTCTCGTGTTGGAACCGGGTCTGATGTTCCGGGCCACGGCGGTGATCACGCTGGTGACTGGCACGATGTTCCTGATGTGGCTGGGTGAACAGATCACCGAGCGTGGTCTGGGCAACGGTATCTCGATCATCATCTTTGGCGGTATCGCGGCGGGCTTGCCCAATGCGATTGGCGGACTGTTCGAACTGGTCCGTACGGGTTCCATGAGCATCATCGCGGCGATCTTTATCGTGGCGATCATTGCGGGTGTGACCTTCGCCGTGGTGTTTATCGAGCGTGGCCAGCGCAAGATTCTGGTGAACTATGCCAAGCGTCAGGTCGGCAACAAGGTGTACGGCGGTCAGTCGTCGCATCTGCCGCTGAAGCTGAACATGGCAGGGGTGATTCCGCCGATCTTTGCATCGTCGATCATCCTGTTCCCGGCAACGATTGCGGGCTGGTTTACGTCGGACTCGACGAGTGCGGTGGGTCGGTTCATCAAGGACCTGGCTGCCACGCTGTCGCCGGGTCAGCCGGTGTACATCCTGCTGTATGCAACTGCGATTGTTTTCTTCTGCTTCTTCTATACGGCTCTGGTGTACAACAGCCGGGAAGTGGCGGATAACCTGAAAAAGAGTGGTGCCTTCATTCCGGGCATCCGTCCGGGCGAGCAAACGACGCGCTATATCGACAAGATCTTGGTGCGCCTGACGCTGGCTGGTGCGATTTACATCACACTAGTCTGCCTGTTGCCGGAATTCCTGGTGCTGCGCTGGAACGTTCCGTTCTATTTCGGCGGAACCTCGCTGCTGATCATCGTGGTCGTCACGATGGACTTCATGGCACAGGTACAGTCCTACGTCATGTCGCAGCAGTATGAGTCGCTGCTGAAGAAGGCGAATTTCAAGGGTAACCTGACCTTGCGTTAA
- a CDS encoding DNA-directed RNA polymerase subunit alpha produces the protein MQTALLKPKIIAVEPLGDHHAKVVMEPFERGYGHTLGNALRRVLLSSMVGYAPTEVTIAGVVHEYSTIDGVQEDVVNLLLNLKGVVFKLHNRDEVTVSLRKDGEGVVTAADIELPHDVEIINPGHVIAHLSAGGKLDMQIKVEQGRGYVPGNVRKFGDEASKVIGRIVLDASFSPVRRVSYAVESARVEQRTDLDKLVMNIETDGVISPEEAIRQSARILVDQLSVFAALEGTESAAEAASSRAPQIDPILLRPVDDLELTVRSANCLKAENIYYIGDLIQRTENELLKTPNLGRKSLNEIKEVLASRGLTLGMKLENWPPAGLEK, from the coding sequence ATGCAAACAGCACTCCTCAAGCCAAAAATCATCGCCGTTGAACCGCTGGGCGACCACCACGCCAAGGTCGTGATGGAGCCGTTCGAGCGCGGTTACGGTCATACGCTCGGTAATGCCCTGCGTCGCGTGCTGCTGTCGTCGATGGTCGGTTATGCACCGACTGAGGTCACGATCGCTGGGGTGGTCCACGAGTACTCCACCATCGACGGCGTGCAAGAAGACGTCGTCAACCTGCTCCTCAATCTGAAGGGCGTGGTGTTCAAGCTGCACAACCGCGACGAAGTCACGGTTTCTCTGCGCAAGGACGGTGAAGGCGTGGTGACGGCAGCCGATATCGAACTGCCGCACGACGTCGAGATCATCAACCCGGGTCATGTCATTGCTCACCTGTCCGCCGGTGGCAAGCTCGACATGCAGATCAAGGTTGAACAAGGCCGCGGCTATGTGCCGGGTAACGTTCGCAAGTTCGGTGACGAAGCCAGCAAGGTGATCGGCCGTATCGTGCTGGACGCCTCGTTCTCGCCGGTCCGCCGAGTTTCGTACGCCGTCGAATCGGCGCGTGTGGAACAGCGTACGGACCTGGACAAGCTGGTGATGAACATCGAAACCGACGGCGTGATCTCGCCCGAGGAAGCGATTCGTCAGTCGGCCCGTATCCTGGTTGACCAGCTGTCGGTGTTCGCCGCCCTGGAAGGCACCGAATCGGCTGCCGAAGCTGCTTCGAGCCGCGCGCCGCAGATCGATCCGATCCTGCTGCGTCCGGTCGACGACCTCGAACTGACGGTGCGTTCGGCCAACTGCCTGAAGGCCGAGAACATCTACTACATCGGCGACCTGATCCAGCGTACCGAGAACGAACTGCTCAAGACCCCGAATCTGGGTCGCAAGTCGCTCAACGAGATCAAGGAAGTCCTGGCTTCGCGTGGTCTGACGCTCGGCATGAAGCTCGAGAACTGGCCGCCCGCAGGTCTGGAGAAGTAA
- the rpmJ gene encoding 50S ribosomal protein L36 — translation MKVLASVKRICRNCKIIKRNGVVRVICSSDPRHKQRQG, via the coding sequence ATGAAAGTGCTGGCTTCTGTTAAGCGCATTTGCCGCAACTGCAAAATCATCAAGCGCAACGGTGTCGTGCGCGTGATCTGCTCGTCGGATCCCCGCCACAAGCAACGCCAAGGCTAA
- the rplQ gene encoding 50S ribosomal protein L17, producing MRHRHGLRKLNRTSSHRLAMLRNMSNSLFQHELIKTTLPKAKELRKVVEPLITLAKKDTVANRRLAFARLRDRDMVTKLFTELGPRYATRPGGYTRILKFGFRQGDNAPMALVELVDRPEITEAPAEEAAE from the coding sequence ATGCGTCACCGTCATGGTTTGCGGAAACTGAACCGCACCTCGTCGCACCGTCTCGCGATGCTGCGCAACATGTCCAACTCGCTGTTCCAGCACGAGCTGATCAAGACCACCCTGCCCAAGGCGAAGGAACTGCGCAAGGTTGTCGAGCCGCTCATCACGCTGGCCAAGAAGGACACCGTTGCCAACCGCCGTTTGGCTTTCGCCCGTCTGCGCGACCGCGACATGGTTACCAAGCTGTTCACCGAACTGGGCCCGCGCTATGCGACCCGTCCGGGCGGCTACACCCGTATCCTGAAGTTCGGCTTCCGTCAGGGCGACAACGCGCCGATGGCGCTGGTCGAGCTGGTGGATCGTCCGGAAATCACCGAAGCCCCGGCTGAAGAAGCGGCGGAATAA
- the hemB gene encoding porphobilinogen synthase, which yields MSTFPEFRPRRMRRDDFSRRMMRENRLSPDNLIYPVFILEGQNQRQTVASMPGVERVSVDLLMPVAEDCVKLGIPVIALFPVIDPSLKTPDGIEATNPEGLVPRAVRALKDRFPELGVLTDVALDPYTSHGQDGVLDENGYVINDITVEILVKQALVQAEAGVDIVAPSDMMDGRIGAVRNALEEAGHIHTRIMAYSAKYASAFYGPFRDAVGSASNLGKGNKMTYQMDPANTDEALREVAQDIMEGADMVMVKPGMPYLDIVRRVKDEFRFPTYVYQVSGEYAMLKAAAQNGWLDHDKVMMESLLAFRRAGADGILTYFARDAARLLQA from the coding sequence ATGTCCACGTTCCCCGAGTTCCGTCCCCGCCGCATGCGTCGCGACGACTTCTCGCGCCGCATGATGCGCGAGAATCGCCTGTCGCCTGACAACCTGATCTATCCGGTCTTTATCCTGGAAGGCCAGAACCAGCGACAGACCGTGGCGTCGATGCCCGGCGTGGAACGTGTGTCCGTAGACCTGCTGATGCCGGTCGCGGAAGACTGCGTGAAGCTCGGCATTCCGGTCATCGCGCTGTTCCCGGTGATCGATCCGTCGCTGAAAACACCTGACGGCATCGAGGCCACCAACCCGGAAGGCCTGGTGCCTCGCGCCGTGCGAGCGCTGAAGGATCGCTTTCCCGAACTTGGCGTGCTGACCGACGTCGCGCTCGATCCGTACACGAGCCATGGCCAGGATGGCGTGCTCGACGAGAACGGTTACGTGATCAACGACATCACCGTCGAGATCCTCGTCAAGCAGGCACTTGTCCAGGCGGAAGCAGGTGTCGACATCGTCGCGCCGTCAGACATGATGGACGGCCGTATCGGCGCCGTGCGCAACGCGCTGGAAGAAGCGGGCCACATCCACACGCGCATCATGGCCTACTCGGCCAAGTATGCGTCCGCGTTCTACGGCCCGTTCCGCGATGCGGTGGGCTCGGCCAGCAATCTGGGCAAGGGCAACAAGATGACCTACCAGATGGACCCGGCCAATACAGACGAGGCCCTGCGCGAAGTCGCACAGGACATCATGGAAGGCGCCGACATGGTCATGGTGAAGCCGGGTATGCCGTACCTCGACATCGTGCGCCGCGTGAAGGACGAATTTCGCTTTCCGACGTACGTGTATCAGGTCAGCGGCGAGTACGCGATGCTCAAGGCCGCCGCGCAGAATGGCTGGCTCGACCACGACAAGGTCATGATGGAATCGCTGCTGGCATTCCGCCGTGCCGGCGCGGATGGCATCCTGACCTACTTCGCGCGCGACGCCGCGCGCCTGCTGCAGGCCTGA
- a CDS encoding c-type cytochrome, with translation MNRIAKLLGVMALAVPMAAMSGLASAAEQAAAKADPAKGETLYSQGAPDRNVPACLSCHGAAGNSAAATNPKLAGQQAEYVHKQLADFKAKSRNNAIMTPYASALNDQEMKDIGAYLAKQQVKPATAKNKDTIEVGQKIYRGGIAAKGVPACAGCHGPTGAGIPAQYPRIGGQYSEYTEAQLVAFRQGTRTNNSVMSTIAAQMSDTEIKAVADYVAGVR, from the coding sequence ATGAACCGCATTGCGAAACTTCTGGGTGTCATGGCGCTGGCCGTTCCGATGGCCGCCATGAGTGGGCTGGCATCTGCCGCAGAGCAGGCCGCCGCCAAGGCAGATCCCGCCAAGGGCGAGACGCTGTATTCGCAAGGCGCACCCGATCGCAATGTGCCGGCATGTCTTTCCTGCCACGGCGCAGCCGGCAACAGTGCCGCGGCCACCAATCCTAAGCTGGCTGGCCAGCAAGCGGAGTACGTGCACAAGCAACTGGCAGACTTCAAGGCCAAGAGCCGTAACAACGCCATCATGACGCCCTATGCGTCGGCGCTGAACGACCAGGAAATGAAGGACATCGGCGCCTATCTCGCCAAGCAGCAGGTCAAGCCTGCCACCGCGAAGAACAAGGACACGATCGAGGTTGGCCAGAAGATCTACCGCGGTGGTATCGCGGCCAAGGGCGTGCCGGCCTGCGCTGGCTGCCACGGCCCGACCGGTGCTGGCATCCCGGCGCAATATCCGCGAATCGGCGGCCAGTATTCCGAGTACACCGAAGCGCAACTGGTGGCGTTCCGCCAGGGCACCCGTACCAACAATTCGGTCATGAGCACGATCGCCGCCCAGATGTCGGATACCGAGATCAAGGCGGTCGCGGACTACGTCGCCGGCGTCCGTTAA